The Bradyrhizobium sp. B097 genome contains the following window.
CGCCTATACCGAGGTCAGCACAACCAACTGGTTTAGCATACGAAATCCGATCTTTGTCGGCATCAAGACTGTGCTCGCTACCCCCGGCGGCTACCGCTTCGAAGTGGAGTTCCATACTCCGGACAGCTACACGGCCAAAACTGTCAATCACGATACCTACAAGGAGCTGCAGAAGCTGCAGCAGGAACCGAGCGGGGAAAGCCAACCTAAGGCCGAAGAGCTCGCGCAGCACGCGCGAGAAGCCTGTAACAGGGTTGCAATCCCCGACGGCGTTATGGACATCCGCCACTGGACAATCGAAGTAGGGCGTACCGTCGTCGCAGCCTTCGGCTTGCGAGCTGTCGAACGGCCGAGAATAATCGAGAGATCACCGATCGCAAAAGAGGTTGTCACTGCCCTCGGCGCGCGGCCGATCGTGCTGGTCGGCCTTCCCGCGGCTGGCAAATCCACAATCGGCGCGTATCTCGCGCGACGACTGGGCCTACCCTTCATCGACACGGACAAAGAGATCACAGCGAAGGAGTGCATATCGATGTCGGAGATGTTCGCGGCCAAAGGCGAGCCTTGGTTCCGCGAGCGGGAGGCAAGCGAGATTGCGGAGTGGCTCGAGAAGGGGCCTATGGTACTTGCGACCGGCGGCGGCGCGTTCATGCATGACAAGTCCCGACGCCGCATTGGTGAGAAGGCGGTCTCGGTCTGGCTCAATACTGACGAGCGCGATATCATGAAGCGACTTAGGAGGGATACCAGTCGTCCGCTCCTGCAGGGCACCGATCCCGAGACCAAGATCGCGCAACTGATCAAGGAGCGCACGCCGTTCTACGAACTCGCGGATCTGAGGATCATCCCGCGCGAAAAGCGGGATAACAAGAATGCGGATGCCTGCATGACTGCACTGCACGATTACCTTTGCGCCGAGGAGGCCGCGGTGGGACACCCGTCAATTTCGTGGGAGCGGCACAATGAACCGCAGCTCAACGTACGGACTTTATGATCGTCGTGCTCGCGTTAGGCGAGGACAACATGCCTCGAGAGTGCCGCGCCGTAATCAGGATGAGAGCGCGTCTCACCTTGATTGGGTTCTTCCGCACATTTGGTGCAGGGTGCAGGATTCACGAACAGTGCGAATAAGGGCATAAGGTCGGAATCGCAGCCGACGTCCGTGATTCGCCTTGCTCCATGCCTTCCGCTCGCTGGTTTCCCCCGAACTTTCGATTGTCCAGATCCTTCCCCAGACGGACAGGGTGGTGCTCGTGGCTCGGCCGAAGTCAGCGGTCTCGCTCTGCCCCTGTTGCGGCGGCCAGACGGGTCGCGTCCACAGCCATTACGTGCGACGCTTAGCCGATCTGCCGTGGCAAGGTCGAGTGGTCGAAATCCGGCTTCAGGCGCGACGCTTTCGATGCGCGAATCCGCAATGCCCGCGTCAGATATTCACCGAGCGGCTACCGGCAACGGTGCGGCCGAAAGCAAGACGCACAACCCGCCTCGGCGAGAGCCTACTGGCAATGGGCTTTGCGGTCGGCGGAGAACCCGGCTCGCGCCTGTCGCGCAAACTGGCCATGCCGGTCAGCGGCGACACCTTGCTCCGGATGGTTCACTCGGCTCCCTTGCCGGATTT
Protein-coding sequences here:
- a CDS encoding ISL3 family transposase, which encodes MLHAFRSLVSPELSIVQILPQTDRVVLVARPKSAVSLCPCCGGQTGRVHSHYVRRLADLPWQGRVVEIRLQARRFRCANPQCPRQIFTERLPATVRPKARRTTRLGESLLAMGFAVGGEPGSRLSRKLAMPVSGDTLLRMVHSAPLPDFVAPTVVGIDDWAWRRGQRYGTIICDLERNCVLDLLPDRNADSVACWLKRWPEIKVVAATVRAFMLMARAAAHPTRCRWRTAGTCSTVWVRPCATRSAAIVTA